In Chengkuizengella sediminis, a single window of DNA contains:
- a CDS encoding YolD-like family protein gives MIGLIIVIDALERNRKIKAELAEEVNIISQQLSDSMLSKSEITVELFRDFGQNVFKTETVIKINTQLRQVKLQNVDGYEWVKFDEIVGVS, from the coding sequence TTGATTGGATTAATCATTGTTATTGATGCACTAGAAAGAAACAGAAAAATTAAGGCAGAACTAGCAGAAGAAGTTAATATCATATCTCAGCAATTATCTGATTCAATGTTAAGTAAATCAGAAATCACAGTTGAGTTGTTCAGAGATTTTGGTCAGAATGTGTTTAAAACTGAAACAGTAATTAAAATTAACACTCAATTAAGACAAGTAAAACTACAAAATGTGGATGGTTACGAATGGGTTAAGTTTGATGAGATTGTAGGTGTTTCGTGA
- a CDS encoding CD1375 family protein, translating to MINIALFILRMRGGVNMIDIYVALIIYGRRTFEQVPNSRVLYC from the coding sequence ATGATTAATATAGCCTTATTCATACTACGTATGAGAGGGGGCGTAAACATGATTGATATTTATGTCGCTCTCATTATTTACGGACGTAGAACATTTGAACAAGTCCCTAACAGCAGGGTTCTTTATTGTTAA
- a CDS encoding N-acetylmuramoyl-L-alanine amidase encodes MTFKMKYPITKKYLTSGTKRRTGYRIPEVGFIVAHDTGNDGSTALQNIKYYENSNNEMSASAHIFVDDTGSYECIPLLTDIPEKAWHVLYQKPLDNQIFGDDANDIATGVD; translated from the coding sequence TTGACCTTCAAAATGAAATATCCCATCACTAAAAAATACCTTACTAGCGGCACAAAAAGAAGAACAGGATATCGGATTCCAGAAGTAGGATTTATTGTTGCTCATGACACAGGGAATGATGGTTCCACAGCATTACAAAATATTAAATACTACGAGAATTCAAACAATGAAATGAGTGCATCAGCTCATATTTTTGTAGATGACACAGGTAGTTATGAGTGCATTCCTTTGCTTACAGACATACCTGAAAAGGCTTGGCATGTTCTATATCAAAAACCTTTGGATAACCAGATATTTGGTGATGATGCAAACGATATAGCAACAGGTGTTGATTAA
- a CDS encoding N-terminal phage integrase SAM-like domain-containing protein: MFKNGRKYGEKELSPSTLRTYTFNLKNHILPRFGHMQMDKRFEIYSGASRSLKL; encoded by the coding sequence TTGTTCAAGAATGGAAGAAAATATGGTGAAAAAGAACTCTCTCCTTCTACACTCCGTACATATACTTTCAATCTAAAAAATCATATACTACCAAGATTCGGTCATATGCAAATGGATAAAAGATTTGAAATCTATTCAGGAGCGTCTAGGTCACTCAAACTATAA
- a CDS encoding helix-turn-helix domain-containing protein — protein MTESVEKPLSSLGDLIRHHRKQAEMTLVQLEELSKVDKASISRIESGQTKRPNLPTIRKISSRLKIPYVEMMERYIEIEERSEVLFTILDDFQGKDISLVIKLAKKILQSPTMESVDLVEMLFDFVARFEEPSIKLSLYKLIVSHSRAHGIRFWKSYYRF, from the coding sequence GTGACTGAATCCGTTGAAAAACCACTATCATCTTTGGGTGATCTCATACGACATCATCGCAAACAAGCAGAAATGACATTAGTACAATTAGAAGAATTATCTAAAGTTGACAAGGCTAGCATATCACGAATTGAATCGGGACAAACGAAACGTCCCAATTTACCAACTATTCGAAAAATTAGCTCAAGATTAAAAATCCCTTATGTAGAGATGATGGAACGTTATATAGAGATAGAGGAAAGATCTGAAGTTTTATTTACAATTTTAGATGACTTTCAAGGGAAAGACATTAGTTTAGTTATTAAGCTTGCTAAGAAAATCCTTCAATCTCCTACAATGGAAAGTGTAGATTTAGTAGAAATGCTATTTGATTTTGTTGCAAGATTTGAAGAGCCTTCTATTAAGCTATCGCTTTATAAATTGATTGTTAGCCACTCTCGGGCTCACGGAATACGCTTCTGGAAAAGTTATTATAGATTTTGA
- a CDS encoding YolD-like family protein — MKENKLTPGSNMMWEASRMILPEHKERINDYQYERDRKTKPVLVEEEVNIISQQLSDSMLSKSEIIIELFRDFGQNAFKTGTVAKFDPQLRQIKLEHEHEYEWIKFGDIVGVS, encoded by the coding sequence ATGAAAGAAAATAAACTAACGCCTGGATCAAATATGATGTGGGAAGCAAGCAGAATGATACTACCTGAACATAAAGAACGCATAAATGATTATCAATATGAGAGAGACAGAAAGACGAAACCAGTACTTGTAGAGGAAGAGGTTAATATCATATCTCAGCAGTTATCAGATTCCATGCTGAGTAAATCTGAAATTATAATTGAATTGTTCAGAGATTTTGGACAGAACGCATTTAAAACTGGAACAGTAGCTAAATTCGATCCCCAATTAAGACAAATTAAATTAGAGCATGAGCATGAATATGAGTGGATCAAGTTTGGTGATATAGTGGGGGTGTCCTGA
- a CDS encoding ParM/StbA family protein has translation MITVGADIGKFRTKIKWRGGTQSHLSCVSTFRELRGDVPLDDQNMVVEYKNQMFFVGDLAEREGQNYLNSPDWHKSNTVTLINLFAAFSRMPGTDFSIVVGNPFGINTLKEREVLKNMLIGTKHFKVNHKDYRITIHNVGVAPEGMAAYYSMPIHNDLNILDFGSSTIHAIAIRNRRLTDKRSHTFDFGFESLIDTDFRSIIRGIKFKLEKKWNDFDERIMLIGGKAPEMDVYVKEQYPNSNITINHNHHFANALGMYEMGRVAYERAN, from the coding sequence ATGATTACAGTTGGTGCAGATATTGGCAAGTTTAGAACAAAGATAAAATGGAGAGGGGGCACACAAAGTCATTTATCATGTGTATCAACGTTTAGAGAGTTGAGGGGTGATGTTCCACTAGACGACCAAAACATGGTCGTAGAGTATAAAAACCAAATGTTTTTTGTGGGTGATCTAGCTGAAAGAGAAGGACAGAATTATTTGAACTCTCCTGATTGGCACAAATCTAATACAGTTACTTTGATTAATCTATTTGCAGCATTTAGCAGGATGCCAGGAACGGATTTTAGTATTGTTGTAGGGAATCCATTTGGCATTAACACGTTAAAAGAAAGAGAAGTACTTAAAAACATGCTGATAGGGACCAAACATTTCAAAGTCAATCATAAAGACTATAGAATCACGATCCATAATGTTGGTGTAGCACCTGAAGGAATGGCAGCTTACTACTCAATGCCAATACACAACGATTTAAACATACTTGATTTTGGTTCATCTACAATTCACGCTATTGCGATCCGTAACCGTAGACTCACTGATAAACGAAGTCATACCTTTGATTTTGGCTTCGAGAGCTTAATTGATACAGATTTCAGGTCCATCATACGGGGTATTAAGTTCAAATTAGAAAAAAAGTGGAATGATTTTGATGAAAGGATCATGTTGATAGGTGGAAAAGCACCTGAAATGGATGTCTATGTGAAAGAACAATATCCAAACAGCAATATCACGATCAATCACAATCATCATTTTGCTAATGCGTTAGGTATGTATGAAATGGGGCGTGTAGCATATGAAAGGGCAAATTAA
- a CDS encoding helix-turn-helix domain-containing protein, protein MFGLGKNRSDLGKYLDRDGLTQDWLKEETGLNKNTVGDLCSGNRSPNARTMGKIIKALRERDPSVRADQFWDL, encoded by the coding sequence ATGTTTGGATTAGGGAAGAATAGAAGTGATTTAGGTAAGTATTTAGATAGGGATGGTTTGACGCAGGATTGGTTAAAAGAAGAGACGGGATTAAACAAGAATACTGTCGGTGATTTATGTTCAGGAAATAGATCACCCAATGCTAGGACTATGGGGAAAATAATAAAAGCCCTACGTGAAAGAGACCCTTCCGTTAGAGCTGATCAGTTTTGGGATTTGTGA
- a CDS encoding YjcZ family sporulation protein, producing MSSHSGSGAALVLVLFILLVIILLASWSMAPTCVFAGYSL from the coding sequence ATGAGTAGTCACAGTGGTTCTGGAGCTGCATTAGTTCTAGTTTTATTTATACTACTTGTAATAATATTATTAGCTTCTTGGAGTATGGCTCCCACCTGTGTTTTTGCAGGATATTCGCTTTAA
- a CDS encoding tyrosine-type recombinase/integrase: MVNVGVVAIATPTFVINGVIINQVKDFIAFTNIGDIPICQITAAAKKLLAEFQVEVQSGEYIAPEKMKFCDFVGEWKEKYAMKELSPLTFKTYGYNLKNHILPEFGHMRIDQIKPMHIITFLDNLSRSGARKDGKGEQLSSGTIEVIYRTIKNVLNRAKDWDLINKHPMEGIKKPKVEKQELNYYDENEAQFVIEALYNEPIMWRLFILGAMIGGLRRGELLGLEWSDIDFDQLTITVNKSISLTNKKGAIIKEPKTEKSKRKVDMPEWYLIELKEYQTEWKLSKQNAEESWEGGNREFIFHGGLGKPLYHTYPSEWWKKFIKRHGLKYIRFHDLRHSSATILIENDVSLKAIQERLGHSNYNTTADIYAHVTKKISRQAAEKFDKFNTKAKKS, encoded by the coding sequence ATGGTTAATGTAGGGGTAGTAGCTATTGCAACTCCTACATTTGTAATCAATGGTGTTATTATAAATCAAGTCAAAGATTTTATAGCATTCACAAACATTGGCGATATTCCTATTTGTCAAATTACTGCAGCCGCAAAAAAATTGTTAGCCGAGTTCCAAGTTGAAGTTCAATCCGGTGAATATATAGCGCCTGAAAAAATGAAATTTTGTGATTTTGTAGGGGAATGGAAGGAAAAGTATGCTATGAAAGAACTATCCCCTCTTACTTTTAAAACTTATGGATATAATTTAAAAAACCACATTCTTCCTGAGTTTGGACATATGAGGATCGATCAAATAAAGCCCATGCACATAATAACGTTTTTAGACAACCTAAGTAGGTCAGGAGCAAGAAAAGATGGAAAAGGAGAACAACTTTCTAGCGGAACAATAGAGGTAATATATCGTACTATAAAAAATGTCCTGAATAGAGCAAAAGATTGGGATTTAATAAATAAACACCCTATGGAAGGAATCAAAAAACCTAAAGTGGAAAAACAAGAATTAAATTACTATGATGAAAATGAAGCTCAGTTTGTTATCGAAGCTTTATATAACGAGCCTATAATGTGGAGATTGTTTATTTTAGGAGCAATGATAGGTGGTTTAAGAAGAGGGGAACTCCTTGGATTGGAATGGTCTGATATAGACTTTGATCAATTAACAATCACAGTGAATAAAAGCATATCCTTAACCAATAAAAAAGGGGCCATAATAAAAGAACCAAAAACAGAAAAGTCTAAAAGAAAAGTGGACATGCCTGAGTGGTATCTAATTGAACTTAAAGAATATCAAACAGAGTGGAAGTTATCTAAACAAAATGCAGAAGAGTCTTGGGAAGGTGGAAATAGAGAATTTATATTTCATGGAGGATTAGGAAAACCACTTTATCACACTTATCCAAGTGAATGGTGGAAGAAATTCATCAAGAGACACGGGTTGAAATACATTAGATTCCATGATTTACGACATAGTTCAGCAACAATTCTAATTGAAAATGATGTATCATTAAAAGCTATCCAAGAACGGTTAGGACATTCAAATTATAATACTACGGCAGATATATATGCTCATGTTACTAAGAAAATTAGCAGACAAGCAGCTGAAAAATTCGATAAATTTAATACAAAAGCAAAAAAGTCCTGA
- a CDS encoding copper amine oxidase N-terminal domain-containing protein — MKLTKWLSLAVISTLITGAGGNYTYANIENLKQIHTMSNKELMKTTLLQNKQYSLEVNGTMLTGNKVPYLNDQNLIMLPLRDVASALGYQVKWDGFKKKVELYEGNDHLELNVGQKNINDSNLLYELFEGTVYVQVDYVIEKLHVNVTISETGTIQIRYAEEVAEQDFVKREGIITNISDHEETTLVEINGYTNGVLLIISEQTKIISKNKQEITVSDLSLGMEIEVEHDLIMTMSYPPMTNAQKITVKEEIPIEQYGGTYGTVVETTTDELNQIIVEGRKIGVNGYDEIKLNITEQTEFINAKDQTEISKDQLKEGAKVYVFYGPKVTKSLPPIGTAEKILVE; from the coding sequence ATGAAACTTACTAAATGGTTGAGTTTGGCTGTAATTAGCACTTTGATAACAGGAGCAGGTGGGAATTATACATATGCTAATATTGAGAATTTGAAGCAAATTCACACGATGAGTAACAAAGAATTAATGAAGACAACTTTATTGCAAAATAAACAATATTCTCTTGAAGTGAATGGTACCATGTTAACGGGTAATAAAGTTCCGTATCTTAATGATCAAAATTTGATTATGCTTCCATTGAGAGATGTGGCAAGTGCACTAGGGTATCAGGTCAAATGGGATGGATTTAAGAAAAAAGTTGAATTATACGAAGGTAATGACCATTTAGAGTTGAATGTTGGTCAAAAAAATATAAACGATTCGAACTTACTATATGAATTGTTTGAGGGAACAGTTTATGTACAGGTAGACTACGTGATTGAAAAGCTACATGTTAATGTGACTATCTCTGAAACAGGAACCATTCAGATTAGATATGCTGAAGAAGTTGCAGAACAGGATTTTGTTAAAAGAGAAGGAATCATTACCAATATTTCAGATCATGAAGAGACAACATTAGTGGAGATTAATGGTTACACAAATGGTGTTCTATTAATCATTTCGGAACAGACAAAAATCATTTCAAAAAATAAACAAGAAATAACAGTAAGTGACTTGTCTCTTGGAATGGAAATTGAGGTAGAACATGATTTAATCATGACCATGAGTTACCCACCAATGACAAACGCACAGAAGATAACAGTAAAAGAAGAAATTCCTATAGAGCAATATGGTGGAACTTATGGGACAGTAGTTGAAACAACTACTGATGAATTAAATCAAATCATTGTAGAAGGTCGAAAAATAGGAGTTAATGGTTATGATGAAATAAAATTAAACATTACAGAACAAACTGAGTTTATAAATGCAAAGGATCAAACTGAAATTTCTAAAGATCAATTAAAAGAGGGAGCAAAAGTCTATGTTTTTTATGGTCCTAAAGTGACAAAAAGCTTACCTCCTATTGGAACTGCCGAAAAAATATTAGTTGAATAA
- a CDS encoding SprT family protein: MNDDQLQAWVEQISLQFFGRPFLHQVKFNRRLRSTGGRYFTRSHDIDISKKHYDQFGKDETEKIIKHELCHYHLHLLNKGYKHRDADFKQLLKRVGGSRYCRPLNDKPKENVYRYQLECLKCETTYLRKRKMDVSKYVCGKCKGKLKLIPLDYIQDS; this comes from the coding sequence TTGAACGATGATCAACTGCAAGCCTGGGTAGAACAAATATCACTTCAGTTTTTTGGTCGACCTTTTTTACATCAGGTCAAATTTAACCGTAGATTACGGTCAACTGGCGGTAGGTATTTTACCAGGTCACATGATATAGATATTAGTAAGAAACATTATGATCAATTTGGTAAAGATGAAACGGAAAAAATTATTAAACACGAGCTATGTCATTATCATTTACATTTATTAAATAAAGGATACAAACATCGTGACGCAGATTTTAAACAATTATTAAAAAGAGTGGGTGGCAGTAGATATTGTAGACCATTAAATGACAAGCCTAAAGAAAATGTTTATCGATATCAATTGGAGTGTTTGAAATGTGAGACTACATACTTAAGAAAAAGGAAAATGGATGTCTCAAAATATGTTTGTGGAAAATGTAAAGGGAAATTGAAGTTAATCCCACTTGACTATATTCAAGATTCATGA
- a CDS encoding hydrolase/acyltransferase, protein MSQYKYVILQLNEKIDFVEMPSTHAYQLSALNVRLHKELNKLTANNVPTLPMVIAECDNLDLITQKNQIIDGLLYMTQLEKEFSNTNETSYPLISLLTEIRALLAQLEQWYEEEVEA, encoded by the coding sequence ATGTCTCAATATAAATACGTCATTTTACAATTAAACGAAAAAATTGATTTTGTAGAAATGCCATCTACTCATGCATATCAGTTAAGTGCACTAAATGTCAGATTACATAAAGAACTCAACAAATTAACTGCTAACAATGTACCGACACTTCCAATGGTTATTGCAGAATGTGACAACCTGGACTTAATTACTCAAAAAAATCAAATTATTGATGGTTTATTGTATATGACCCAACTAGAGAAAGAGTTTTCTAATACGAATGAAACGTCATATCCTTTAATTTCTCTACTTACAGAAATTAGAGCGCTTCTAGCACAATTAGAACAATGGTACGAAGAAGAAGTTGAAGCTTAA
- the cmpA gene encoding cortex morphogenetic protein CmpA, producing MPNWFYNQLIRAYRNKDKRKVQLLNECWFFYNQLEKKIE from the coding sequence ATGCCAAATTGGTTTTACAATCAATTGATTCGTGCTTACCGCAATAAAGATAAACGTAAAGTACAACTACTGAATGAATGTTGGTTTTTTTACAATCAACTAGAGAAGAAAATTGAATAA
- a CDS encoding zinc ribbon domain-containing protein YjdM codes for MMDLPNCPKCNSEYTYHDGSLFVCPECGHEWTSELETGNAEDKKMIKDANGNVLSDGDTVTVIKDLKVKGSSSVVKIGTKVKNIRLVDGDHDIDCKIEGFGAMKLKSQFVKKVSPH; via the coding sequence ATTATGGATCTGCCAAATTGCCCAAAATGCAATTCAGAATACACTTACCATGATGGAAGTCTCTTTGTTTGCCCAGAATGTGGACATGAGTGGACTTCAGAATTAGAAACTGGGAATGCCGAAGATAAAAAAATGATCAAAGATGCAAATGGAAATGTCTTAAGTGATGGTGATACTGTTACTGTAATCAAAGATCTTAAAGTAAAAGGGAGTTCATCCGTCGTAAAAATAGGTACAAAAGTAAAAAATATACGTTTGGTTGATGGTGATCATGATATTGATTGTAAAATTGAAGGTTTTGGAGCTATGAAATTAAAATCTCAATTTGTAAAAAAGGTATCACCGCATTAA
- a CDS encoding Tex family protein, which produces MEKNERVLHETESQTQERILKQISKELQIAYRQVKTTVNLLDEGNTIPFIARYRKEKTGELNEVALREIQERLFYLRNLEDRKIEVIRLIDEQGKLSDSLKQDILKAEKLQEVEDLYRPYKLKRKTRATVAKERGLEPFSIWIKKQLLEGSVDTEAGKYVDLEKGVEKAEDAIQGAMDIIAESISDDAKIRTWIRKFTFDQSLMDVEAKDDQLESVYEMYYAYQEPIRKMPPHRILAINRGEREKILKVRLELPTERIYEYINKKVITRNSVVTNILHQVIEDAYKRLIAPSIEREVRNELTGKAEEKAIEIFGENLSSLLLQPPIKGKIVLAVDPAYRTGCKLAAIDETGKMLDIAVTYPTPPENKIAEAKAIFKEFINKYGIQLIAIGNGTASRESEQFVADLIQELQDAQLQYIIVNEAGASVYSASKLAQEEFPDLDVAERSAVSIGRRLQDPLAELVKIDPKSIGVGQYQHDVSQKRLEESLKVIVESAVNHVGVDLNTASPSLLSYVSGVNQTIARNIVKYREENGKFKKRGQLKKVPRLGAKSYEQCVGFMRIRDGVNPLDYTPIHPESYKIVDLLFKELQLELNQINSSQFKDILQAHNPEELADKLDVGLPTMKDIFDSLQKPGRDPREDLPAPILRTDVLKLEDIKPGMELKGTVRNVIDFGAFVDIGIKNDGLVHISELSDKFVKHPLDVVSVGDVVIVWVLKVDEKKGRVSLTMKQAD; this is translated from the coding sequence GTGGAAAAAAATGAACGAGTTTTACATGAGACAGAGAGCCAAACACAAGAAAGGATTCTAAAACAAATCAGTAAAGAGCTCCAAATCGCTTACCGTCAAGTAAAAACCACGGTGAATTTACTGGATGAAGGAAATACGATTCCATTTATCGCGAGGTATCGCAAAGAAAAAACAGGAGAGCTTAATGAAGTTGCTTTACGAGAAATTCAAGAACGACTCTTTTACTTGCGTAATTTAGAAGATCGAAAGATCGAAGTGATCAGGCTCATTGATGAACAGGGGAAATTATCGGATAGTTTGAAACAAGATATACTAAAAGCTGAAAAACTGCAAGAAGTAGAGGATCTTTATCGCCCTTATAAACTGAAAAGAAAAACTCGCGCAACGGTAGCAAAGGAACGTGGATTGGAACCATTTTCAATTTGGATTAAGAAGCAACTTTTAGAAGGTTCAGTTGATACTGAAGCAGGAAAGTATGTGGATCTTGAAAAAGGGGTAGAAAAAGCCGAAGATGCAATACAGGGTGCGATGGATATTATAGCAGAAAGTATATCAGATGATGCAAAGATTCGTACATGGATCCGTAAATTTACATTTGATCAGAGTTTAATGGATGTAGAAGCGAAGGATGACCAGCTAGAGTCCGTATATGAAATGTATTATGCTTATCAAGAACCGATTCGTAAAATGCCACCTCACCGCATTTTGGCAATCAATCGCGGGGAACGTGAAAAAATCCTAAAAGTTCGTTTGGAGTTACCTACTGAACGAATTTATGAATACATCAATAAAAAAGTGATTACTAGGAATTCAGTTGTAACAAATATCTTGCATCAAGTTATTGAAGATGCATATAAGCGACTCATTGCACCGTCTATTGAACGCGAGGTCCGAAATGAACTAACAGGAAAAGCTGAGGAGAAAGCCATTGAGATTTTTGGTGAGAACCTTAGTAGTTTATTACTTCAGCCTCCTATCAAAGGGAAAATTGTATTAGCTGTCGACCCGGCATATCGAACAGGTTGCAAGCTTGCAGCGATTGATGAAACAGGTAAGATGTTAGATATAGCAGTTACATATCCTACACCACCAGAAAATAAAATCGCAGAAGCTAAAGCAATATTTAAAGAATTTATCAATAAGTATGGAATTCAACTTATTGCGATAGGCAATGGAACAGCTTCAAGGGAATCAGAGCAATTTGTAGCGGATTTAATACAGGAGTTACAGGATGCACAACTGCAATATATCATTGTTAATGAAGCAGGCGCTAGTGTTTATTCAGCTTCTAAGTTAGCACAAGAAGAATTTCCAGACCTTGATGTAGCAGAACGAAGTGCGGTATCTATCGGAAGGCGGTTACAGGATCCTTTAGCAGAATTGGTAAAAATAGATCCCAAATCCATAGGAGTAGGACAATATCAACATGACGTTTCACAAAAAAGGTTAGAAGAAAGTTTAAAGGTTATCGTTGAGTCTGCTGTAAATCATGTTGGTGTAGACTTAAATACAGCATCACCTTCTCTATTATCTTATGTATCAGGAGTCAATCAGACGATTGCGAGGAACATTGTAAAGTATAGAGAAGAAAATGGGAAATTTAAAAAGAGAGGTCAATTAAAAAAAGTGCCGCGTTTAGGTGCTAAGTCATATGAGCAATGCGTAGGGTTTATGAGAATTAGGGATGGTGTGAATCCACTTGACTATACACCTATTCATCCTGAATCTTATAAAATAGTGGATCTTTTATTTAAAGAGCTCCAATTAGAGTTAAATCAAATAAATTCTTCTCAATTTAAAGACATTTTACAAGCACATAACCCAGAAGAGCTTGCGGATAAACTGGATGTGGGTTTACCTACGATGAAAGATATATTCGACAGCTTACAAAAACCTGGAAGAGACCCACGTGAGGATCTCCCAGCACCTATTTTAAGGACAGATGTATTAAAATTAGAGGATATTAAACCAGGTATGGAATTAAAGGGAACGGTAAGGAATGTCATTGATTTTGGAGCATTTGTAGATATTGGCATCAAAAATGACGGACTTGTACATATATCAGAGCTCAGTGATAAATTTGTGAAACATCCGCTGGATGTTGTATCTGTTGGTGATGTCGTAATAGTGTGGGTACTAAAGGTTGATGAGAAAAAGGGAAGAGTAAGCCTGACGATGAAGCAGGCAGATTAA
- a CDS encoding type II toxin-antitoxin system PemK/MazF family toxin — protein MIVKRGDVFYADLSPVVGSEQGGVRPVIVIQNDIGNRFSPTIVVAAITAQIQKAKLPTHVEIDAKTHGFDRDSVILLEQIRTIDKQRLTDKITHLDEETMRKVDEALQISVGLIEF, from the coding sequence TTGATAGTGAAACGCGGGGATGTTTTTTATGCGGATTTATCACCCGTAGTAGGATCTGAACAAGGTGGAGTCAGACCTGTAATCGTGATACAAAATGATATAGGTAATCGTTTTAGCCCTACTATTGTAGTGGCAGCTATTACCGCACAAATACAAAAGGCGAAATTACCAACTCATGTTGAAATTGATGCAAAAACACATGGGTTTGATCGTGATTCAGTCATTTTATTAGAACAAATTCGTACAATTGATAAACAACGACTTACGGATAAGATCACCCATTTAGACGAAGAAACCATGCGTAAAGTGGATGAAGCTTTACAAATCAGCGTAGGGTTGATTGAATTTTAA
- a CDS encoding CopG family ribbon-helix-helix protein — translation MISLPDHLLQEVDGIVEQERSNRSEFIRQAMKVYLMERKKRQIREMMQRGYMEMAKINLNMASEAFQAEEEADNTTDRLVSGV, via the coding sequence ATGATAAGTTTACCTGATCATTTATTACAGGAGGTTGACGGAATCGTAGAACAGGAACGATCCAATCGCAGCGAATTTATTCGACAAGCAATGAAAGTGTACCTCATGGAACGTAAAAAAAGGCAAATCCGTGAAATGATGCAGCGCGGGTATATGGAAATGGCAAAAATCAATCTGAATATGGCATCAGAGGCTTTTCAAGCGGAGGAAGAAGCGGACAATACGACTGACCGTTTAGTGAGCGGGGTGTAG